The Amycolatopsis coloradensis sequence CCTGGACGTGCTCGCGGCGGCGGTGGCGGACCGGCAGGAACTCCCCGTCGAGGCGGAGCCCATCGAACTCGACGACGTGACCGTGCCGCTGGACGCCGAGGTCGCGGCCGCCGCGCGCGAGGTCGCCAGGGAAAGCGGCCTGCTGCACAACGAGGCGAAGGCCGTCTTCGAACGGGCGGTGACCGCCGCGCTCGCCACGCGCGCGGTCGACCGGCTCGGCGCGGGCTGGTTGCCGTCCGACGACGAGCACACGCGTCCGGAGCTGCTGCGGAACGCCCGGCGCGACCTGGAAGCCAGCGAGGAGCTCCGCGCGGTGCTCGATCGTCTCTGGCCGTCGCTGACGCCGCAGCGGCTGCTCGCCGACCTCTACGCCTCACCGGAGCGGTTGCGGGCGGCCGGCGCCGACTTGGCGCTGTTCCGCGAGGACTCGGACGCGTGGACGGTGTCCGACGTGCCGTTGCTGGACGAAGCCGTCGAACTCCTCGGCGTCGACCGCACCGCCGAACGCAGGGCGGCGGAACGGCAGCGTCTGGAGCGGAAGGAATACGCCGAGCGGGTGCTGGAAATCGTCGAGGTGGAAGAGGACCACGACGACTACGAGTTCGCGCTCCGGCCGACGGACGTGCTGATGGCGGAGGAGCTGGCGGACCGGTTCGCCGAACGAGACGAGCGGGAGCTGGCCGAACGCGCCGCCGCCGACCGGGAATGGACCTACGGCCACGTCGTGGTCGACGAAGCACAGGAACTGTCCGAAATGGACTGGCGGGTGCTGATGCGGCGTTGTCCCAGCCGTTCGTTCACCGTCGTCGGTGATCTCGCGCAACGGCGGTCGCCGTCGGGCGCGCGGTCGTGGGACTCGATGCTCTCCCGGTACGTCGCCGATCGCTGGGTGTACCGGAAGCTGACCGTCAACTACCGGACGCCCTCGGAGATCATGGCGGTGGCGGCTTCACTGCTGGCGAGTTTCGCGCCGGACGCCGTTCCGCCGGATTCGGTGCGTTCGTGCGGGGTGCGTCCGTTGGCACGCCGAGTGTCCGAAGTGGACATCGAAGACGCCGTCGCCGAGTTCACCCGCGTGGAATCGGGTCGTGAGGGGACGTCGGTCGTCATCGGGCCGCCGGGAGTGCCCGGTGCGATCGCGCCCTCCGCGACCAAAGGGCTGGAGTACGACGCCGTCCTGGTGGTCGAGCCGGAGCGGATCCTCGCCGAAGGCCCGAGCGGTGAGGCGGAACTGTACGTCGCGCTGACGCGGGCGACGCAGCGGCTCGGGGTCCTGTACAGCGGGACGCTGCCGAAAGTCCTCCGCGGTCTTGATTCCAGGCGGCGGACTCCCGACGCGTTCCTGCACTGCGTCTAGCGGGTTTCGAAGTGTCGTGAGTGTTTTGGGGCGTTCCGGCGACCCAAAACACTCACGACCGGACAAGGTCTACCGCGTGAGGTTGCCCCAGGCGTAGGTCTGTTTCGCGAGTTTCAGGTAGACCAGTGTCTCCGTGCTGACGACACCCGGGATGGGCCGGATGTCGTCGTTAAGCACACTCAAGAGGTGTTCGTCGTCCCGGCAGGCGACCTCGGCGAGCAGGTCGTAACCTCCCGCGGTGAGGACGACGTAGTGGATGTCCGGCATTCCGGAGAGCTGGTCGGAGACCGCCCGCGGATCGCCTTGGACCTTGATCCCGACCATCGCCTGACGGCCGAGCCCGACGTTCGCCGGATCCGTGACCGCGACGATCTGCATCGTCTCGTCCCGCAGCAGCCGCTGTACCCGCTGCCGCACGGCGCCCTCCGACAGGCCGACGGCCTTGGCCAAGGCCGTGAACGAGGCCCGCCCGTCGACTTGCAGCAGTGCGATCAGAGTGCGATCGGTATTGTCCAGACCTCTTGGCGTGCGCTGCTCCATCTGCGCGCGTGGTTCGTCACCCATGCCGTCCCTCCCTTTGTTTCGGCATGCGATTCTTGTCGCGCAGCGTATCGATAAGTGTCCAGAATGCTACCGCCGTTAAGTTGTTTGTCGTGATTCTCTTTCACTGGCCCTTCGGGCAAAGGATTCTGTCGCGTGACAGGCCGGGCGGTGAGGATTTCGGACGGCACGTCAGCCGAGGTCGCGTTTGAGCAGGTCTTCCTCGGTTTCACGGCGGACGAGCAGCGTCGCCGTGCCGCGGGAGACCCCGACCACCGGCGGCCTGCCGACGAGGTTGTAATTCGACGCGAGCGAGTGGTGGTACGCCCCGGTGCACGGGACGGCGAGCAGATCGCCGGGGTGGACGTCGTCGGGGAGCGAGAGCCCGTCCGCGAGGACGTCACCCGATTCGCAGTGCCGTCCGACCACCGTCATGGGCCGCCTGGCCGCGCGGCTGCGCCTGCCGATCAGGCGAGCGGTGTAGGCCGCCCCGTAGAGCGCGGGCCGCGCGTTGTCGCTCATCCCGCCGTCGACGGCGACGAAAGTGCGCGAGCCGCGTTTCACCGCGCAGACCCGGTACACCGTGATGCCCGCCGGTCCGACGATGGCGCGACCGGGTTCGATCGTCAGTTTCGGCAGGGGGAAGCCGTGCGACGCGCATTCGTAGGCGAGCGCGACACGCAGACGGCGCACATAGCCGTCGATGTCGAAACCCATGTCCCCGGGCAGATAACGC is a genomic window containing:
- the helR gene encoding RNA polymerase recycling motor ATPase HelR, producing MSNQGYDEELRSERQYVASLYRRLDAERARVKEAYAGALRGEGFALSDREVSAGTKAREMARLKIADEGLCFGRLDALSGERSYVGRIGLFDEENDYEPLVLDWRAPASRAFYCATGASPEGMARRRQFRTLGRDVLDFTDEVFGRPESTGERGDAALLAAVNAPRGEGMRDIVATIQAEQDEIIRLEHAGVVVVEGGPGTGKTAVALHRVAYLLYTKRERMERRGVLVVGPSSGFLDHIGQILPSLGETSAVFATPGDLVAGLRTEREDPPPVQRLKGSLAILDVLAAAVADRQELPVEAEPIELDDVTVPLDAEVAAAAREVARESGLLHNEAKAVFERAVTAALATRAVDRLGAGWLPSDDEHTRPELLRNARRDLEASEELRAVLDRLWPSLTPQRLLADLYASPERLRAAGADLALFREDSDAWTVSDVPLLDEAVELLGVDRTAERRAAERQRLERKEYAERVLEIVEVEEDHDDYEFALRPTDVLMAEELADRFAERDERELAERAAADREWTYGHVVVDEAQELSEMDWRVLMRRCPSRSFTVVGDLAQRRSPSGARSWDSMLSRYVADRWVYRKLTVNYRTPSEIMAVAASLLASFAPDAVPPDSVRSCGVRPLARRVSEVDIEDAVAEFTRVESGREGTSVVIGPPGVPGAIAPSATKGLEYDAVLVVEPERILAEGPSGEAELYVALTRATQRLGVLYSGTLPKVLRGLDSRRRTPDAFLHCV
- a CDS encoding Lrp/AsnC family transcriptional regulator → MGDEPRAQMEQRTPRGLDNTDRTLIALLQVDGRASFTALAKAVGLSEGAVRQRVQRLLRDETMQIVAVTDPANVGLGRQAMVGIKVQGDPRAVSDQLSGMPDIHYVVLTAGGYDLLAEVACRDDEHLLSVLNDDIRPIPGVVSTETLVYLKLAKQTYAWGNLTR